A stretch of DNA from Desulfobulbaceae bacterium:
CCCCTGTTTGTTTTTTGGTGACGGGTATACTCGCCTTTGCCAGCAATGAGAGTACCTGTGCGGTGTTGTCAGAACCGATGCTATGTTTTATATCAGCCTTCAAACAGGCACCGCCGACAATGGCTGCCTTTAAATTGGAACGTACTGCTCCCTGGTGTTCCATTTCAGCAATCAGCAGCGGAATTCCGGTGTCAGCATAAAAGGCGTTGGAGTCACCGCCACGAGGAGCAGTTCGGTTGCCGGGCAGGACAATATGTATCAGGCCGGCAATTTTATTGCTGTCGTCAAAGAGGGCTACGGCAACACATGAACCTACACAGGTGTATAAAACTTCCTCCTGGTCTGTCGATACCAGCATCGTGCCGATCGCCACATGCCTGATCGTCCTGGTTGTCAACTTAGCCCATCCATTTTCTAACTTTTTCCTGCAGTTCATCAGGGTTTATTGGTTTTGAGATATAGTCATCAGCCCCTGCTGCCATAATATTTTCTCTGTCACCCTTCATGGCCCTGGCGGTGAGGGCAATGATTGGAATAGGTTTTGTAGTTGGGTTCTTCTTGAGAGTTTTTATGGCATCGATGCCGCTCATCATTGGTAGTTGATTGTCCATCAGAATCAGATCCGGCATTTTTGCCCCGGTCATCTGCACGCCCTGCTCACCATTTTCAGCGATAAGGATCTCGCAGCCTTCTTCTTCGATGATAGCGGCAATGGTCAGCCGATTGTCGGCATTATCTTCAACCATGAGGATCCTGCCGGGCCCCGATCGTGCTGGTTTGGCTGCCGGTTTCTTTAGTTGATTTTGCGGGGTGGCAACTAATCGTTTCACACTGGCAATCAGTTGTTCGCGGTCTGCTGCGCCTTTTTGAATCAGCTGCTGAACATTATTATTGGTCAATTTAGCCCGTTCTGAGGCTGTTATTTCCTTTGCTGTGAGGATAAGCACAGGGATAATGGCGGTTTCCGGCCGGGATCTGATCTGTTCCAAGACCTGAAAACCGTCAACTCTCGGCATCATCAGATCAAGGACAATACCGGCAGGAATGCTCTGCTTAACATGGGCCAACCCTTCTACGCCGTCT
This window harbors:
- a CDS encoding response regulator, whose protein sequence is DGVEGLAHVKQSIPAGIVLDLMMPRVDGFQVLEQIRSRPETAIIPVLILTAKEITASERAKLTNNNVQQLIQKGAADREQLIASVKRLVATPQNQLKKPAAKPARSGPGRILMVEDNADNRLTIAAIIEEEGCEILIAENGEQGVQMTGAKMPDLILMDNQLPMMSGIDAIKTLKKNPTTKPIPIIALTARAMKGDRENIMAAGADDYISKPINPDELQEKVRKWMG